The window GCCGGCTTCCGCATCGAGTACGTGGGCGGCAAGCACGAGATCGACACCCTCCTCGTCCACGGCGGCCGCTACTACGTCGACGGCATCCTGTGCGACGCCGACCGCCCGGCGGCCGGGGTGCCCGTCACCGACGAGGACAGCGAGGAGTCCGCGCCGGAGCCGCCCGCGCAGTGGACCTACTGGGACCAGCCCGACGCCTTCCGCGACCCGGAGAAGCCCGGCGACCGGCTGCCCTCGCCCGCCCAGACGCCGTTCCTCGTCTACCTGAACGTGTGGGAGCGCTCGGTCAACGCGGCCGAGGACCCCGCGCTGCGCGAGGTCGCCCTCGGAGCCGCCATGCCCGACACCGCCGCCCGCCTCAAGGTCGTCTGGCAGGTACTGCCGCTGTCCCTCACTCAGCTGGAGATCGAGGAGACCGACCCGTCCAAGGAGGTCGTCCGGGCCGCCTTCACCCGCTGGGCGCAGCGGCAGTCGGCCCCCTCGGCCCGGCTCGCCGCCCGTAGCGAGCGGCCCGGCCACGCGGACGAGGACCCGTGCCTGGTCAAGCCGGACGCCCGCTACCGGGGCCCGGAGAACCAGCTGTATCGGGTGGAGGTCCACGCGGGCGGCGAGGCGGAGGACGCCACCTTCAAGTGGTCCCGCGAGAACGGCTCCGTCGTCTTCCCCGTCGACGAACTCGACGGCACCTGGGTGCAGTTGGCGTCCCTCGGTCACGACGACAAGCTGGACCTGGACGTCGGCGACCACGTGGAGTTCACCGACACCGCCTACGCCTCCCGTCTGGAGCCCCTGCCGCTGCTGCGTGTCGAGGAACTGGACCTGCCCGGCCGCCGCGTCCGCCTCTCGGCCGAACCCGACCCGGGCGTCGGACGACTCGCGCATCTGAACCCGTACCTGCGCCGCTGGGACCACCGCGGCGGGCCGAAGCGCAAGGGCCGCAGCACCGACCTGCGCGGCGGCGCGATCCCCGTCACCGAGGGCGAGTGGCTGCCCCTGGAGGACGGCGTCGAGGTGTACTTCGCCAAGGGCGGCACCTACCGCACCGGCGACCACTGGACCGTGCCCGCCCGCACCGCCACCGGCGGCGTCGAATGGCCCCTCGACCCGGCCCGCCGCCCGCTGCTGCGGGGACCGGCCGGCATCGCCCGGCACTTCGCCCCCCTGGCCCTGATCAAGGGCGAGGGCAGCGCGGTCGATCTGCGCCTGGCGTTCGGCCCGCTGGCGAGCGGCATGCCGGCCGCCGACGAGGCGACGCTCGCCGCGGAGGAACAGGCCCGCCGCGAGGAGCTGGCCGCCGAGGACCCCTCACAGGGGAGGTCCCAGACCACAGCGGAGGCGGAAGCCGCCGTCGAAGGAGAGAACTGATGGCCAAGCCGCTCAGCGCGTCGAAGCTGGTGGAGATCCTGCGGGCCGAGGGCGTGACCGTCCACGAGGTCC of the Streptomyces koelreuteriae genome contains:
- a CDS encoding DUF6519 domain-containing protein — translated: MHADLSRSTFRPERHYSAVVAQQGRVQLDADLNEQTAIQLHQTRSLAADLIGPHGGPRDAAGFRIEYVGGKHEIDTLLVHGGRYYVDGILCDADRPAAGVPVTDEDSEESAPEPPAQWTYWDQPDAFRDPEKPGDRLPSPAQTPFLVYLNVWERSVNAAEDPALREVALGAAMPDTAARLKVVWQVLPLSLTQLEIEETDPSKEVVRAAFTRWAQRQSAPSARLAARSERPGHADEDPCLVKPDARYRGPENQLYRVEVHAGGEAEDATFKWSRENGSVVFPVDELDGTWVQLASLGHDDKLDLDVGDHVEFTDTAYASRLEPLPLLRVEELDLPGRRVRLSAEPDPGVGRLAHLNPYLRRWDHRGGPKRKGRSTDLRGGAIPVTEGEWLPLEDGVEVYFAKGGTYRTGDHWTVPARTATGGVEWPLDPARRPLLRGPAGIARHFAPLALIKGEGSAVDLRLAFGPLASGMPAADEATLAAEEQARREELAAEDPSQGRSQTTAEAEAAVEGEN